The Halomonas sp. THAF5a genome segment CCGACAAGATCGCCGTGATGTATGAGGGGCAGGTGGTGCAGTTCGGCACGCCCCGGGAGCTCTTCGAGACCCCCAACCACACCTTCGTCGGCTACTTCATCGGCAGCCCCGGCATGAACTTCCTGACGGTCACGACCCGCGAGGGGCGGGTGATGGCCGGCGAGACCCCGCTCGAGGTGGGGCAGGGCGTCCACGATGCCGTGGCCGGGGCCCGCTCGTCCAACGTCAAACTCGGCATCCGCCCGGAGTTCATCGAGGTGCACGCCGAGCCCGTCGCCGGGGGGATGCCGGCCCGGGTGGAGCATACCCAGGACCTCGGTACCTACTCGCTCGTCACCCTGAGCCTCGGCGGCACGCCCCTCAAGGCGCGCATCGAGGAGGGCCAGCCGGTGCCCAGCGGCCAGGCCTGGCTGCGCTTCCCCGACGAGCGCCTCGGCCTGTACGTCGACGAGTTTCGCGTGGAGTTCGCCCATGAATAAGGTCTACAACAACCGGGCCTGGTGGCTCATCCTGCCGATGCTGGCGCTGGTCGCCTTCTCCGCGGTCATCCCGCTGATGACGGTGGTCAACTACTCGGTGCAGGACGTCTTCGACGCCAACACGCGCTTCTTCACGGGCACCGAGTGGTTCAAGGAGATGCTCAACGATCCGGCCCTGCAGGCGGCCGTGCTGCGCCAGTTCGCCTTCTCGTTCACCGTGCTGGCCATCGAGGTGCCGCTCGGCATCGGCATCGCCCTGATCATGCCCAAGCGGGGCTGGCAGGCCTCCGCGGTGCTGATACTCGTGACCATGCCGCTGCTGATCCCCTGGAACGTGGTGGGCAGCATCTGGCAGATCTTCACCCGCGGCGACATCGGCCTGATGGGCTGGAGCCTGCGCGAGCTGGGCTACGCCTACAACATCACGGCGAGCCCCGTGGACGCCTGGGCGACCATCGTGCTGATGGACGTCTGGCACTGGACGCCGCTGATCGCGCTGCTCTGCTACAGCGGCCTGCGCGCGATTCCCGACGCCTACTACCAGGCGGCGCGGATCGATCGCGCCTCGAGGTGGGCGGTGTTCCGCTTCATCCAGCTGCCCAAGCTCACCAACGTGCTGGTGATCGGCATCCTGCTGCGCTTCATGCACTCCTTCATGATCTACGCCGAGCCCTTCGTGCTCACCGGCGGCGGGCCCGGCAGCTCCACCACCTTCCTCAGCCAGTCGCTGACCACCATGGCGATCGGCCAGCAGGACCTCGGGCCCTCGGCCGCCTTCTCGCTGATCTACTTCCTGATCATCCTGCTGGTCACCTGGGTCTTCTACACGGCGATCATGAACATGCAGAAAGACACCCCGCACAAGGAGGCCCCGGATGAGTGATTCCCTGCCCACGACCCCCGGTGCCGTGCGCAAGCGTGCCGCCGCCGCCGACCAGAAGCGGCGTCGCCAGGCGCGTCCGGTCGCCCGCCAGTGGCGCCGCCGGGGCCTGATGGCGGCCTACATCGTCTTCGTGCTGCTGCCGATCTACTGGCTGCTCAACATGTCCTTCCAGTCCAACACCGAGATCCTCGGCGGGCTGACCCTGTGGCCCGAGTACTTCACCCTGGAGCACTACGCCAAGATCTTCACCGAGCCCAGCTGGTACATGGGCTACGTGAACTCGATCACCTACGTGCTGATGAACATGGTGATCAGCATCGTCGTGGCGCTGCCCGCGGCCTACGCATTCAGCCGCTACCAGTTCATCGGCGACAAGCACCTCTTCTTCTGGCTGCTGACCAACCTGATGGCGCCGCCCGCGGTCTTCCTGCTGCCCTATTTCCAGCTCTATTACACGGTGGGCCTCTTCGACACCCATGTTGCCGTGGCGCTGGCGCACTGCCTGTTCAATATCCCGCTGGCGGTGTGGATCCTCGAGGGCTTCATGAGCGGCGTGCCCAAGGAGATCGACGAGACCGCCTTCATCGACGGCTACAGCTTCCCGCGCTTCTTCGTGAAGATCTTCATCCCGATGATCAGCTCGGGGATCGGCGTGACGCTGTTTTTCCTGTTCATGTTCTCCTGGGTCGAGCTGCTGCTGGCCAGCACCCTGACCTCCACCGGCGCCCAGCCCATCGCCTCGGTGATGACCCAGACCAAGGGGGCCTCGGGCATCGATTGGGGCACCCTGGCGGCCGCCGGCACCCTGACCATCCTGCCCGGCATCGTGGTGGTCTACTTCGTGCGCAACCATATCGCCAAGGGCTTCGCCCTGGGCCGGACCTGAGGAGGGCACGACATGGAATGGATGGTCTGGACCACGCCCACCACCGTCTTCTTCTCGGTCATCGCCGCCATGCTGGTCGGCATGACCGCCTGGGAGGTGGCCTCGCCGACGGTGGAGCGCAAGGGGTTCCTGCCGATCGCCACCACCCGCGGCGATCGTCTCTTCATCGGGCTGCTCTGTGCCGCCTACATCCATCTGCTGGTCGTGGGCTTCACCCCGCTCAGCATCTGGCTGGCCCTGGGGGCATCGGTGATCTGGCTGATGATCCTGATGCGCTGGGGCTGACGGCAATCCCATGCCGCCGCGAGCGCATGGACGCATGACCACAACCAACGAGGTCAACATGACAGCAATAACAATACGACGCTCACTGGTGGCGGCCAGCATCATGCTGGCCAGCACCGCCCTGCACGCCGACAACCACGATGCGCGGGCGATCGCCGAGCGGCTCATCGACGAGCACTTCCAGGACTCGACCCTGACCCGCGAGCAGCAGATCGAGGAGCTCCTGTGGTTCGCCAAGGCCGCCGAGCCCTTCCGCGGCATGGAGATCAACACCGTGGCGGAGGGCCTGACCACCCACATCTACGAGCGGGACGTGCTGGCCGAGGCCTTCACCGAGCTCACCGGCATCGAGGTGACCCACAACATCATCGGCGAGGGGGACGTGGTCAACAACATGCAGACCCAGATGCAGTCGGGTCGCAACATCTACGACGGCTACGTCAACGACTCCGACGCCATCGGCACCCACATCCGCTACGGCACCACCGTGAATATCACCGAGGCCATGGCGAACGAGTGGGCCGACTACACCCTGCCGACCCTGGACCTCGATGACTTCATCGGCCTGCAGTACGGCACCGGCCCCGATGGCAACCTCTACCAGCTCCCCGACCAGCAGTTCGCCAACCTCTACTGGTTCCGCTACGACTGGTTCCAGCGCGAGGACCTTCAGAACCAGTTCCGCGAGCGGTATGGCTATGAACTCGGCGTGCCGACCAACTGGACCGCCTACGAGGAGATCGCCGAGTTCTTCACCGAGCATGTCGGCGAGATCGACGGCACCAAGGTCTATGGCCACATGGACTACGGGCGCCGCGACCCGTCGCTGGGCTGGCGCTTCCACGACTCCTGGCTCTCCATGGCGGGCATGGGCAGCCCCGGCGTGCCCTTCGGCAACCCCGTGGACGACTGGGGCATCCGCGTCAACGAGCAGAGCGAGCCGGTGGGCGCGAGCGTCAGCCGCGGCGGCGCCACCAATGCCCCGGCCTCGGTCTTCGCCGTGACCAAGATGGTCGACTGGCTCGAGAAGTACGCGCCGCCCGAGGCCAGCGGCATGACCTTCGGCGAGGCGGGGCCGGTGCCGGCCCAGGGCAACGTCGCCCAGCAGATGTTCTGGTACACCGCCTTCACCGCCGACATGACCGACCCCGGCCTGCCGGTGACCGAGGAGGACGGCACGCCCAAGTGGCGCATGGCGCCGTCGCCCGCCGGTCCCTACTGGGAGGAGGGCATGAAGGTCGGCTACCAGGACGTGGGCTCCTGGACCTTCTTCGACTCCACCCCCGAGGATCGCCGCACCGCGGCCTGGCTGTTCGCCCAGTTCACCACCGCCAAGACGGTGTCGTTGGAGAAGCTGATGGCGGGCCTGACGCCGATCCGCGAGTCCGATATCTTCTCCGAGCAGATGACCGAGATGGCGCCCAAGCTCGGCGGCCTGGTCGAGTTCTACCGCAGCCCCAACGAGTCCAACTGGACGCCGTCCTCGACCAACGTGCCGGACTATCCGCGCATGGCGCCGCTGTGGTGGCAGAACCTCGCCCCCGCGGTCAGCGGCGATATCTCGCCCCAGGAGGGCCTCGACAACCTGGCCGCGGACCTCGATAGCATCATGGCACGCCTCGCCCGGGCCAAGGTCTTCACCACCTATGCGCCCAACCTGAACGAGGAGCGCGATCCCGAGTACTGGCTCTCCCAGCCCGGCGCGCCCAAGGCCAAGCTGGACGACGAGATGCCCCAGGGTACCACCGTGCCCTACGACCAGATGATGGAGGAGTGGATGGCCGCCGGCTCGCGCGAATGATCACCGGGCGCCGGCCGAGTCCGGCGCCGCATCAGTCCGTGTGACCGGTTGCCTGAACGGGATCCAGGGCCCCGCTCGGCGCATGCCGAGCGGGGCCCTTCGCTTCCATGCGCGGCGCCTCGACACTCGGCGCGGCGGACAAAGGGGCCAGACATGCAACTCAGACAGAGCAACCTTCGAACGCTGCCCGAGCGGGTCTTCGATGTCCTGATCGTCGGCGGCGGCATCAACGGCGCCGCGGCCGCCGCCGCGCTCAGCGGCAAGGGCGCGCGGGTGGCGCTGATCGATCGTGGTGACTTCGCCGGCAGCACCAGCATGCACTCCTCCAACCTGGTGTGGGGTGGCATCAAGTACATGGAGAGCGGCGACTTCGCCCTGGTGCGCAAGCTCTGCAAGAGCCGCAATCACCTGATCGAGAGCTACCCCTCCACGGTGCAGGAGATCCGCTTCCTCACCACCATCAACCGGGGCTTTCGCCATCATCCTCTCTACCCCTGGGCCGGCACCTGGCTCTACTGGCTGATGGGCAACGCCTTCACTCGGCGCCCGCACTTCCTGAGCCCCACCGCCATCAAGGCCCGGGAGCCGATCATCGATACCGCCATGGCCCAGGGCGGCTTCGAGTACTCCGACGCCTACCTGCACGACAACGATGCCCGCTTCGTCTTCAACTTCGTGCGCGCAGCGCTGGACTTCGGCGCCGTGGCGGCCAACTACGTCGAGTCGATGGGGGCGCGTCGCGAGGGTGGGCTCTGGATCACCCGGGTGCGCGACCGCATGGATGGCCGCACCTTCGAGGTCCGCTCGAAGGTGCTGATCAACGCCGCCGGCCCCTGGGTCGATCAGCACAACAGCCTCTCGGGCCAGCAGACCGACCATCGCCACGTCTTCTCCAAGGGCATCCACCTGATCGTGCCGCGGCTCACCGATAGCCGGCGGGTGCTGGCCTTCTTCGCCGACGACGGTCGGCTCTTCTTCGTCATCCCCATGGGGCCGCGCACCTGCATCGGCACTACCGATACCCGGGTCGAGCGGCCCGAGGTGGGGGCGACCGAGGAGGACATCCGCTTCGTGCTCGACAACATCAACACTCGCCTCGCCCTGAAGAGGCCGCTCGGCAAGGAAGACATCATCGCGACCCGCTGCGGGGTGCGACCGCTGGCGGTGAAGCCGAGCGGCGGCGGCGAGCGGGACTTCCTGAACCTCTCGCGCAAGCATGCCATCGACATCGACGCCGAGATGGCCCACCTCAGCATCTTCGGCGGCAAGCTCACCGACTGCCTGAACGTCGGCGAGGAGGTCGTCGAGGAGGTGGCGCGGCTGGGCGTCGCGATTCCCTACCCGACGGTGCGCTGGTACGGCGAGCCGGATGCCTCGGTGCGCGAGGCCTTCCTGCACCAGGCGCGACTGATGGACCTGGACGCCATGACCGCCGAGGGCGCCTCGGAGCCGCTGAGCACGCGGCTGTGGCGGCGCTACGGCGCCCAGGCGCTGGAGATGCTGGAGGATATTCGCCAGGACCCGCGGCAGGGCGAGGTGCTGATCGAGCACACCGAGTACCTGCGCTGCGAGCTCCAGCAGGCCCGGCGCCGGGAGATGGTGACGAGGCTCGAGGACTTCCTCAGGCGCCGATCGAAAATCTCGCTGGTCGTCCCGGAGCGGACCATCCGAGCCTCCCCGGGGCTGCGCGAGTCCTGCGACATCCTCTTCGGCGACCAGGCCGAGGCGCGGCTCCAGGAATACCTGGCGGGTGACGCGCCGGAGTCCGCGGGGCTCGAGGCCGGAGGGGAGGGCGGCCAGGGGCCCAAGCCGCCTGGTGGCTAGGGTCCCAAGCCGCCACGAGGCTGGTAGAATGCCGCGCAGCTCGACTGCCCCTCCCCGGATCCAACGGAGTCCACGACCATGACCGACCAGACGGCGGCCACGCCCCTGCCGACCGACAGCCCCCTTCGCACCCTGCTCACCGGGGCGCAGATGCTCTTCGTCGCCTTCGGCGCCCTGGTGCTGGTGCCCCTGCTCACCGGCCTCGATCCCAACGTGGCGCTGTTCACCGCGGGCATCGGCACCCTGATCTTCCACGGCGTCACCCGGGTCAGCGTGCCGGTCTTCCTGGCCTCGTCGTTCGCCTTCATCGCCCCCATCCAGAGCTCGGTGGCCAACTACGGCATTCCCGCCACCCTCGGCGGGCTGATGGTCGCGGGCCTGGTCTACGTGGTGATCTCCCAGGTTGTGCGCCTCAAGGGCACCGCCTGGCTGCATCGCCTGTTGCCGCCGGTCGTCGTGGGGCCGGTGATCATGGTGATCGGCCTGGCGCTGGCGCCGGTGGCGGTGAACATGGCCACCGGCGAGACCAGCGAGGGCATCGGCTACGGCACCGCCATCTTCCTCTCCATGGCGAGCCTGCTGGTCACCCTGGTGCTGGCGGTGTTCGGGCGTGGCCTGATCCGCCTGGTGCCGATCATGGGCGGCATCCTCACCGGCTACGCGCTGGCGACCCTGATGGGGGTGGTGGACTTCACGCCGGTGCGCGAGGCGGCCTGGCTGGCGGTGCCGTCCTTCACCGCGCCGAGCTTCCACTGGGCGGCGATCCTGTTCATGATCCCGGTGGCCATCGCCCCGGCGGTGGAGCATATCGGCGACATGGTCGCCATCGGCTCGGTGACCCGCAGGAACTACCTGGAGAAGCCCGGCCTGCACCGCACCCTGCTGGGCGACGGCCTGGCCACCGCCGGCGCGGCGGTCTTCGGCGGGCCGCCCAACACCACCTACTCCGAGGTGACCGGGGCCGTGACCCTGACCCGCGCCTTCAACCCCTGGATCATGGTGACCACCGCCGTCATCGCCATCGTGCTGGCCTTCGTCGCCAAGCTCGGCGCGCTGCTGCAGACCATTCCGGGGCCGGTGATGGGCGGCATCATGACGCTGCTGTTCGGCTCCATCGCCGTGGTCGGCATGAACACCCTGGTGCGCGCCGGCAAGCCGCTCACCGCGCCGCGCAACCTGGTGGTGGTCTCCCTGGTGCTGGTCTTCGGCATCGGCGGCATGCAGTTCGGCAACGGCCAGTTCACCCTGCAGGGCGTCAGCCTCGCCGCCCTGGTCGGCATCGTGCTGAACTGGGTGCTGCCCCGCGCCGAGGAGGAGTGACGGTGTTGTGGGAGCGGTGCAACCACCGCTCCCACAAGACTTCTCTGCTTCATTGTGGGAGCGACGCTTGCGTCGCGATCCGCCGCGCAGCGGCGGTGGGGTTGGCCTGGCCTGTTGTGGGCGCGCCGTCACTGCATCGCCGTGCAAGTCGAGGCGTCGAACCGACGGCTCCCACAAAGGCTACCTGCAGCTTACGCAGGACCATCTGAGGCTGTGGCAGGGCATCCCTGTCAGGCGTGATGGCGCTCCTGGCCGGCGTCGGAGAAGGTGGGCGGGGTGCTGGCGCTGACGATCACGCACTCCTCCTCGCCGACATTGCGAAAGCGGTGGGGGCGGCGGGAGTCGAAGTAGTAGGCATCGCCGGCCCTCAGCACGCCCACCTCGCCATCCACGGTGATCTCGATGCGTCCCGAGATCACCACCCCGCCTTCCTCGCCGTCGTGCTCGAGCATCTCCTCGCCGCTGTCCGCGCCCGGCGGATAGCGCTCGTGGATGATCGACATCTGGCGGTCCGGGCGCCGGGCGGCCACCAGCCCCCAGGAGAGCGTGCCGTCACCGATCTCGGTCAGCTCTTCCGCCCGGTAGAAGGGCTTGGGCTGGGTCGGTTCGTCGCCGGCGAAGAAGGCGCTGATCGAGACGGGCAGGGCGTCCAGGATCTTCTTCAGCGAGCTCACCGAGGGGCTGACGTGGTTCTGCTCCACCAGCGAGACCGTGCTGTTGGTGACGCCGGCCCGCTTGGCCAGCTCGCGCTGTGACAGGCCCCGGGCCAGTCGCAGCTGCTTGAGTCGGGCGCCTACGTCGAATGCGTCTTCCATGTCGGGGTCCATGTCTCGGCTCGTATCTCGGTTCCGGGGGCGTCTGCCGCCGTGGTCGTAGAATATTTTCAACATATCATACCGCGTCCCCGGCACTCGGATAAGGGGCGCCTTGACCCGTATCAGGCCCCCGGCGCGGCGGGCCCGGCCGGCATGGCACCCGGGGGCGGGCTAAGGCATCATGGGGGATGACACGATGGTTTCGTCAGGAGAGTCCATGATTCCCCGAGAAGCGCTCACCGGCATGATCCTGGCCGGCGGCCAGGGACGCCGCATGGGCGGCCGCGACAAGGGGCTCGAGCCCTTCGCCGGCCGGCCGCTGGTGGCTCATGTCCGCGAACGCCTGGTGGGGCGCGTCGCCGAGGTGCTGATCAACGCCAACCGCAACGTCGAGCGCTACCGGCCGCTGGCCGATCGCGTGGTGAGTGATGCCGAGGGCGGCTACCAGGGTCCCCTGATGGGCATCTACAGCGGGCTACGGGCCGCGACCACGCCCTGGCTCGTCGTCGCTCCCTGCGATACCCCGGCGCTGCCCGAGGACCTGGTGACGCGCCTGGTGGCTGGCATCGGTGACCACGATATCGCCGTGGCCTTCGACGGCGAGCGCCTGCACCCGGTGGTGGCGCTGATCCGCACCACGCTGGCCGACGACCTGGCCGCGGCCCTGGCCGAGGGCGAGCGCAAGATCGATCGCTGGTACGCGCGCCACGCCTGGTGCCGGGTGGACGTCAGCGACTGCCCCGACGCCTTCGCCAATCTCAATACCGATGACGAGAAGGCACGCCTGGAGCAGGCCCTCGGCGTGGCGGCCCGGGCGGCGAGGGCGCGCCCATGAGCGAGTGCGTGCCGGAGCGCCTCCCCTTCGACGACGCCCTGCCGGTGCTCGGCATCGCCGCCTGGAGCGGCACCGGCAAGACCACCCTGCTGGAGCGGCTGCTCCCCGCCCTGCGGGAGCGAGGCCTGCGGGTGGCGGTGATCAAGCATGCCCACCACAGCTTCGATGTCGACCAGCCCGGCAAGGACAGCCATCGCCTGCGCCAGGCCGGCGCCTCGCCGATGCTGGTCGCCTCCCGGGCGCGGGTGGCGGTGATGATGGAAACCCCGGGCCGCGAGGAGGCGGATCTCGCCGCGCTGCTCGAGATGGTGCGTCCCCAGCGGCCGGACCTCGTGCTGGTGGAGGGCTTCAAGGCCTGGCCACTGCCCAAGCTGGAGCTCTATCGGCCGTCGGTGGGCAAGCCGCTGCGGGTCGCCGAGGATCCCTGGGTGAGGGCCGTGGCGAGCGATGCGGCGCTGGCGCTTCCCGAAGGCGTCGAGGCGCTGGAGCTGAATGATCTCGAGGCCCTCGCCGACTGGATCGCCGCCTGGCCCGGGCGCTGGCCCTCCCACCAGCGTCCCCGCGAGGAGGCCGTGTCATGACGCTCTCCTGCTTCGATCTCGGCGAGCGGATGCTGTCCGTGGCGGAGGCGGGCGAGCGCCTGGCGACCCTGATCGAGGGGCCGCTGCCGGTCGAGCGGGTCGCGCTCGCCGCCCTCCACGGGCGGGTGCTGGCCGAGGATTTTGTCTCGCCCATCGACGTGCCCCAGAACACCAACGCCGCCATGGACGGCATCGCCCTGGCCTGGCCCGAGCCGGACGCGCGGCCCGCCGCCTGGCGGCTGGTCGGCGAGGTACTCGCCGGCGCTCGGCGTGGCGAGGGGGTCGCGGCCGGCGAGTGCGTGCGCATCACCACCGGCGCGCCGCTGCCGCCGGGCGCCGATACCGTGATCATGCGCGAACAGCTGATCGAGCCGCTGGAGGCCTCACGCGGCGAGCGGGTGGCGATCGACCGGCCCGAGCGCATCCGCCGGGGCCAGCACGTGCGGCGTGCCGGCGAGGACATCCCCCGCGGCCGGCGGGTGCTCGACGCCGGCACGCGGCTGGGGGCCGCGGAGCTCGGGCTGCTGGCCTCCCTGGGGCTCGCCGAGGCGCGGGTCCATCGCCGGCCCCGGGTGGCCCTCTTCTCCACCGGTGACGAGGTGATCGCCCCCGGCCGGCCGCTGCCCCCGGCCGGCATCTATGACGCCAACCGCCACACCCTGGTGGGCCTGCTCGCCGAGCAGGGCGCCGAGGCGATCGACCTCGGCATCCTGCCCGACGACCGCCAGGCCATGGAGGCCGCGCTGCGCGAGGCCGCCGACCGCGCCGACATGGTGATCACCAGCGGCGGCGTCTCGGTGGGCCAGGCCGACTTCACCCGGGCCGCCCTGGAGACGGTCGGCCGCCTGGCGTTCTGGCGCATCGCCATCCGTCCCGGACGCCCCCTGGCCTGCGGCCTGCTGGGCGAGCGCGGCGTGCCCTTCCTGGGGCTGCCCGGCAATCCCGTGGCGGTGATGGTCACCTTCCTGCAGTTCGTGGCCCCGCTGCTGGCGCGGCTGCAGGGACGCGGCGCCGTCGCTCCACGCCGGCTCACCGCCGTCGCCGACGAGGCCCTGAATAGCCGGCAAGGCCGCACCGACTTCCTGCGCGGCGTCTTCCACGCCGCCGACGATGGCCGCCTGCACGTGCGCAGCACCGGCGCCCAGGGCTCCGGCATCCTCTCCTCGATGGCGGCGGCCAACTGCCTGATCGAGCTCGCCGACGACCGGGAGGGCGCGGCCCCCGGCGAGACGGTGAGCATCCACCCCCTGCATCGCTTGCCATGAGGCGCCGACTCACCATGTCACAGATTCCTCCTTCCCTGACCCATCTCAACGCCCGCGGCGAGGCCCA includes the following:
- a CDS encoding uracil-xanthine permease family protein yields the protein MTDQTAATPLPTDSPLRTLLTGAQMLFVAFGALVLVPLLTGLDPNVALFTAGIGTLIFHGVTRVSVPVFLASSFAFIAPIQSSVANYGIPATLGGLMVAGLVYVVISQVVRLKGTAWLHRLLPPVVVGPVIMVIGLALAPVAVNMATGETSEGIGYGTAIFLSMASLLVTLVLAVFGRGLIRLVPIMGGILTGYALATLMGVVDFTPVREAAWLAVPSFTAPSFHWAAILFMIPVAIAPAVEHIGDMVAIGSVTRRNYLEKPGLHRTLLGDGLATAGAAVFGGPPNTTYSEVTGAVTLTRAFNPWIMVTTAVIAIVLAFVAKLGALLQTIPGPVMGGIMTLLFGSIAVVGMNTLVRAGKPLTAPRNLVVVSLVLVFGIGGMQFGNGQFTLQGVSLAALVGIVLNWVLPRAEEE
- a CDS encoding ABC transporter substrate-binding protein, which gives rise to MTTTNEVNMTAITIRRSLVAASIMLASTALHADNHDARAIAERLIDEHFQDSTLTREQQIEELLWFAKAAEPFRGMEINTVAEGLTTHIYERDVLAEAFTELTGIEVTHNIIGEGDVVNNMQTQMQSGRNIYDGYVNDSDAIGTHIRYGTTVNITEAMANEWADYTLPTLDLDDFIGLQYGTGPDGNLYQLPDQQFANLYWFRYDWFQREDLQNQFRERYGYELGVPTNWTAYEEIAEFFTEHVGEIDGTKVYGHMDYGRRDPSLGWRFHDSWLSMAGMGSPGVPFGNPVDDWGIRVNEQSEPVGASVSRGGATNAPASVFAVTKMVDWLEKYAPPEASGMTFGEAGPVPAQGNVAQQMFWYTAFTADMTDPGLPVTEEDGTPKWRMAPSPAGPYWEEGMKVGYQDVGSWTFFDSTPEDRRTAAWLFAQFTTAKTVSLEKLMAGLTPIRESDIFSEQMTEMAPKLGGLVEFYRSPNESNWTPSSTNVPDYPRMAPLWWQNLAPAVSGDISPQEGLDNLAADLDSIMARLARAKVFTTYAPNLNEERDPEYWLSQPGAPKAKLDDEMPQGTTVPYDQMMEEWMAAGSRE
- the mobB gene encoding molybdopterin-guanine dinucleotide biosynthesis protein B; this encodes MSECVPERLPFDDALPVLGIAAWSGTGKTTLLERLLPALRERGLRVAVIKHAHHSFDVDQPGKDSHRLRQAGASPMLVASRARVAVMMETPGREEADLAALLEMVRPQRPDLVLVEGFKAWPLPKLELYRPSVGKPLRVAEDPWVRAVASDAALALPEGVEALELNDLEALADWIAAWPGRWPSHQRPREEAVS
- a CDS encoding carbohydrate ABC transporter permease produces the protein MNKVYNNRAWWLILPMLALVAFSAVIPLMTVVNYSVQDVFDANTRFFTGTEWFKEMLNDPALQAAVLRQFAFSFTVLAIEVPLGIGIALIMPKRGWQASAVLILVTMPLLIPWNVVGSIWQIFTRGDIGLMGWSLRELGYAYNITASPVDAWATIVLMDVWHWTPLIALLCYSGLRAIPDAYYQAARIDRASRWAVFRFIQLPKLTNVLVIGILLRFMHSFMIYAEPFVLTGGGPGSSTTFLSQSLTTMAIGQQDLGPSAAFSLIYFLIILLVTWVFYTAIMNMQKDTPHKEAPDE
- a CDS encoding glycerol-3-phosphate dehydrogenase/oxidase, which produces MQLRQSNLRTLPERVFDVLIVGGGINGAAAAAALSGKGARVALIDRGDFAGSTSMHSSNLVWGGIKYMESGDFALVRKLCKSRNHLIESYPSTVQEIRFLTTINRGFRHHPLYPWAGTWLYWLMGNAFTRRPHFLSPTAIKAREPIIDTAMAQGGFEYSDAYLHDNDARFVFNFVRAALDFGAVAANYVESMGARREGGLWITRVRDRMDGRTFEVRSKVLINAAGPWVDQHNSLSGQQTDHRHVFSKGIHLIVPRLTDSRRVLAFFADDGRLFFVIPMGPRTCIGTTDTRVERPEVGATEEDIRFVLDNINTRLALKRPLGKEDIIATRCGVRPLAVKPSGGGERDFLNLSRKHAIDIDAEMAHLSIFGGKLTDCLNVGEEVVEEVARLGVAIPYPTVRWYGEPDASVREAFLHQARLMDLDAMTAEGASEPLSTRLWRRYGAQALEMLEDIRQDPRQGEVLIEHTEYLRCELQQARRREMVTRLEDFLRRRSKISLVVPERTIRASPGLRESCDILFGDQAEARLQEYLAGDAPESAGLEAGGEGGQGPKPPGG
- a CDS encoding carbohydrate ABC transporter permease gives rise to the protein MSDSLPTTPGAVRKRAAAADQKRRRQARPVARQWRRRGLMAAYIVFVLLPIYWLLNMSFQSNTEILGGLTLWPEYFTLEHYAKIFTEPSWYMGYVNSITYVLMNMVISIVVALPAAYAFSRYQFIGDKHLFFWLLTNLMAPPAVFLLPYFQLYYTVGLFDTHVAVALAHCLFNIPLAVWILEGFMSGVPKEIDETAFIDGYSFPRFFVKIFIPMISSGIGVTLFFLFMFSWVELLLASTLTSTGAQPIASVMTQTKGASGIDWGTLAAAGTLTILPGIVVVYFVRNHIAKGFALGRT
- a CDS encoding DUF2160 domain-containing protein, whose amino-acid sequence is MEWMVWTTPTTVFFSVIAAMLVGMTAWEVASPTVERKGFLPIATTRGDRLFIGLLCAAYIHLLVVGFTPLSIWLALGASVIWLMILMRWG
- the glp gene encoding gephyrin-like molybdotransferase Glp: MTLSCFDLGERMLSVAEAGERLATLIEGPLPVERVALAALHGRVLAEDFVSPIDVPQNTNAAMDGIALAWPEPDARPAAWRLVGEVLAGARRGEGVAAGECVRITTGAPLPPGADTVIMREQLIEPLEASRGERVAIDRPERIRRGQHVRRAGEDIPRGRRVLDAGTRLGAAELGLLASLGLAEARVHRRPRVALFSTGDEVIAPGRPLPPAGIYDANRHTLVGLLAEQGAEAIDLGILPDDRQAMEAALREAADRADMVITSGGVSVGQADFTRAALETVGRLAFWRIAIRPGRPLACGLLGERGVPFLGLPGNPVAVMVTFLQFVAPLLARLQGRGAVAPRRLTAVADEALNSRQGRTDFLRGVFHAADDGRLHVRSTGAQGSGILSSMAAANCLIELADDREGAAPGETVSIHPLHRLP
- the mobA gene encoding molybdenum cofactor guanylyltransferase MobA translates to MIPREALTGMILAGGQGRRMGGRDKGLEPFAGRPLVAHVRERLVGRVAEVLINANRNVERYRPLADRVVSDAEGGYQGPLMGIYSGLRAATTPWLVVAPCDTPALPEDLVTRLVAGIGDHDIAVAFDGERLHPVVALIRTTLADDLAAALAEGERKIDRWYARHAWCRVDVSDCPDAFANLNTDDEKARLEQALGVAARAARARP
- a CDS encoding cupin domain-containing protein; amino-acid sequence: MEDAFDVGARLKQLRLARGLSQRELAKRAGVTNSTVSLVEQNHVSPSVSSLKKILDALPVSISAFFAGDEPTQPKPFYRAEELTEIGDGTLSWGLVAARRPDRQMSIIHERYPPGADSGEEMLEHDGEEGGVVISGRIEITVDGEVGVLRAGDAYYFDSRRPHRFRNVGEEECVIVSASTPPTFSDAGQERHHA